Proteins encoded together in one Prionailurus viverrinus isolate Anna chromosome B1, UM_Priviv_1.0, whole genome shotgun sequence window:
- the TLR3 gene encoding toll-like receptor 3, translating to MSQSSPYIYSFLGLLPFWILCTSSTNKCVVRHEAADCSHLKLTQVPDDLPANITVLNLTHNQLRRLPPDNFTRYSQLTTLDGGFNSISKLEPELCQKLPLLEILNLEHNELSHLSERTFIFCVNLMELHLRSNSIQKIENDPFQNLKNLIKLDLSHNGLSSTKLGSQLQLENLQELLLSNNKINILRHEELDFLGNSSLKKLELSSNPIKEFSPGCFHAIGKLFGLSLNNAQLNPNLTEQLCLELSNTSIQNLSLSNTQLYRTSTMTFVGLQHTNLTVLDLSHNNLNVIDNGSFVWLPRLEYFFLGYNNIEHLFSHSLYGLLSVRYLDLRRSFTKQSTALTSRPKIDDFSFQWLKCLEYLNMGDNNFPGIKSNMFTGLIKLKHLSLSDSFTSLRTLTNETFLSLAQSPLVTLNLTKNKISKIESGAFSCLGHLQVLDLGLNEIGQELTGQEWRGLGNIIEIYLSYNKYLQLTPGSFALVPSLQRLMLRRVALRNVDSSPSPFHSLRNLVILDLSNNNIANINDKLLEGLEKLEILELQHNNLARLWKRANPSGPVYFLKGLPHLHILNLESNGFDEIPAEVFKGLSELKSIDLGLNNLNIFPLSVFDDQASLKSLNLQKNLITSVEKDVFGPAFRNLSNLDMSFNPFDCTCESIAWFVNWINSTHTNISDLSSHYLCNTPPQYHGFPVMLFDISACKDSAPFELFFIINTSILLIFIFTVLLIHFEGWRISFYWNVSVHRVLGFKEIDRQPEQFEYAAYIIHAYKDRDWVWENFSPMEEKDQTLRFCLEERDFEAGVLELESIVNSIKRSRKTIFVITQHLLKDPLCKRFKVHQAVQQAVEQNLDSIILIFLEDIPDYKLNHALCLRRGMFKSHCILNWPVQKERVNAFHHKLQVALGSRNSIH from the exons ATGAGCCAGAGTTCGCCTTATATCTATTCCTTTTTGGGGCTTTTGCCCTTTTGGATACTGTGTACATCCTCTACCAACAAATGTGTTGTTAGGCATGAAGCAGCTGACTGCAGTCATCTGAAGTTGACACAAGTGCCCGATGACCTCCCAGCAAACATAACGGTGTTGAATCTCACCCATAACCAGCTCAGAAGATTACCACCTGACAACTTTACAAGATATAGCCAACTTACTACCTTGGATGGAGGATTTAACTCCATCTCAAAACTGGAGCCAGAATTGTGCCAAAAACTCCCCTTGTTGGAAATTTTGAACCTCGAACACAATGAACTCTCTCACCTTTCAGAGCGAACTTTTATCTTCTGCGTGAATTTGATGGAACTCCATCTAAGGTCCAATTCAATCCAGAAAATTGAAAACGATCCCTTCCAAAACCTGAAG aatttAATCAAATTAGATCTATCTCATAATGGTTTGTCATCTACCAAATTAGGAAGTCAGCTCCAACTGGAAAATCTCCAAGAGCTCCTGttatcaaataataaaattaacatccTGAGACATGAAGAACTGGATTTCCTTGGCaattcttctttgaagaaattagAATTGTCATCAAATCCAATTAAAGAG TTCTCTCCAGGGTGTTTTCATGCGATTGGAAAACTATTTGGCCTCTCTCTGAACAATGCTCAACTGAACCCCAACCTCACAGAGCAGCTTTGTTTAGAACTGTCGAACACAAGCATTCAGAATCTATCGCTGAGCAACACCCAGCTGTACAGAACGAGCACCATGACTTTCGTTGGGCTCCAGCACACAAATCTCACCGTGCTCGATCTTTCCCACAACAACTTAAATGTGATTGATAATGGTTCCTTCGTTTGGCTTCCACGTCTAGAATATTTCTTCCTGGGGTATAATAATATAGAACACTTATTTTCTCACTCCTTGTATGGGCTTCTCAGTGTGAGATACTTGGATTTGAGACGATCTTTCACCAAACAAAGCACTGCTCTTACCTCGCGTCCCAAGATCGatgatttttcctttcagtggCTAAAATGTTTGGAGTATCTTAACATGGGAGACAACAACTTCCCGGGTATAAAAAGCAATATGTTCACGGGACTGATAAAGCTGAAACACTTGAGTCTATCCGACTCCTTCACAAGCTTGCGAACTTtaacaaatgaaacatttttgtCACTTGCTCAGTCTCCTCTGGTCACGCTCAACctaaccaaaaacaaaatctcaaaaatagAGAGTGGCGCTTTTTCTTGTCTGGGCCACCTTCAGGTACTCGACCTTGGCCTTAATGAAATTGGGCAAGAGCTCACAGGCCAAGAATGGAGAGGTCTAGGAAATATCATTGAAATCTACCTTTCCTACAACAAATACCTACAACTGACTCCCGGGTCTTTTGCCCTGGTTCCAAGCCTCCAACGCCTGATGCTCCGCAGAGTGGCCCTGAGAAATGTGGACAGTTCTCCTtcaccttttcattctcttcgCAACTTGGTCATTCTGGATCTAAGCAACAACAATATAGCCAACATAAATGATAAACTGTTGGAGGGTCTTGAGAAACTAGAAATTCTGGAATTGCAGCACAACAACTTAGCACGGCTATGGAAACGTGCAAACCCTAGTGGTCCTGTTTATTTTCTAAAGGGTCTTCCTCACCTCCACATTCTTAACTTAGAGTCCAATGGCTTTGATGAGATCCCAGCAGAGGTATTCAAGGGCTTATCTGAATTAAAGAGCATTGATTTAGGATTGAATAATTTGAACATATTTCCGCTATCTGTCTTTGATGATCAGGCATCTCTAAAGTCACTGAACCTTCAGAAGAATCTCATAACGTCAGTTGAGAAGGATGTTTTTGGGCCAGCCTTCAGGAACCTGAGTAATTTAGATATGAGCTTTAACCCATTTGATTGTACCTGTGAAAGTATTGCCTGGTTTGTTAATTGGATTAATAGTACCCATACCAACATCTCTGACCTGTCAAGCCATTACCTCTGTAATACTCCACCTCAATATCATGGTTTCCCGGTGATGCTTTTTGATATATCAGCCTGCAAAGACAGTGCCCCCTTTGAACtctttttcataataaatacCAGTATCCTTTTGATTTTCATCTTTACCGTATTGCTCATCCATTTCGAAGGCTGGAGGATATCTTTTTATTGGAATGTTTCAGTGCATCGCGTTCTTGGTTTCAAAGAAATAGACAGACAGCCAGAGCAGTTTGAATATGCAGCATATATAATTCATGCCTATAAAGATAGGGATTGGGTCTGGGAGAACTTCTCTCCGATGGAAGAAAAAGATCAAACTCTCAGATTTTGTCTCGAAGAAAGGGACTTTGAGGCAGGTGTCCTTGAACTTGAATCAATTGTTAATAGCATCAAAAGGAGCAGAAAAACGATTTTCGTTATAACACAGCATCTATTAAAAGATCCATTGTGTAAAAG attcAAGGTGCACCAGGCAGTTCAGCAAGCTGTGGAACAGAATCTGGATTCCATTATATTGATCTTTCTTGAGGATATTCCAGATTATAAACTGAACCATGCACTCTGTTTGCGACGAGGGATGTTTAAATCTCACTGCATCTTGAACTGGCCAGTTCAGAAAGAACGGGTAAATGCCTTTCATCATAAATTGCAAGTAGCGCTTGGATCCAGAAATTCAatacattaa